The DNA window TGTCGAGCTCCAGCGATAACCCCGGCTTCTGacgcctctctttttttccatttctctctctcaatcTGTCAAAACCGGACAAGAACCCAAAACTTGCAATCTCCTTCGATTATCTTCCCCACGTCTCGGCTGGAccagaacaaaaaaaaaaaaagacaaaacaacaaaaattACAACTTCCACCTCATAAAAACCACGAATCCTACAGAAGCAGCATTGTGAGTAAATCAATTGCCAGTTCTCGTCCATCGTCTCTCTTTATTTCTTGTTATTTCTCTCCCAATCCTCTTCCCTCGGCttgccatcgccaagctCTCCATAGCTGCTGTCGACGCCAATCGTCACAAACTCTCTCGCTACATGATCGAAAACGAGCTTCAACGATCGTGGTTGTTTACTCTTGCTCCATGCGCAACTTTCTCTGAGCGACTCTGGCATTGCGCCGCGGGCAGTATTGTTTGCGCACCACAAGAAGCCCTGTCGGTGCCAATACTCCCGACTCCCAAACATCTGTGCTACAAAGCAAACGTGGCGGAATCGAAATGGGGGTCCACGGGCAAGCTCCCCAGGCAGAACcgtggagatggcgatgctcgagctggagcttggcgaCAATCGCAAGAGAGTTGTTTATGGGGCTGCTCCAATACCCGCACATTCCCGGTCGCAGGCGCTTGACACCACCAACGCGCGTCGCCTGGGGACCGGAAAGAACCCTGACATTGTGCTTCTGAATGCGATGCTAATCACCTCCTTTTTCTATTCTTTAGTGACGTCCGGCTATCGAATTGGAGTCGTCTCCGCTGCACAAGCCCCGCCTCCCCGCCTCTTTGCCTACGTCGCTGGTGCATTAAACCTGCAtcggcagcttctccaactGGTATCCTTGGTATGGGAATTTCTCGTTTGAAACGGCAACGGCATAGCGGCTCGTATTTGTTCGGATGCGCACCTTGAATTCTGCTTGGCGCATAATTATAGTGTGGCAGAATCCGAGGCGCCAAATCCAGCGGCAAACCGAGCCACTCCCGTTTGTCTCGTCGTTTCTGTGTTGCTGACCTTGAGAGTGAGCAGGCCATCCTTTGCGAATCTTACCTGATCCAGCCTGGTTGTTTCAGGAACAAAACGCCACCCGACCAAGACTTCTGTCTCATCACTGCGACACAAAACCAAATCCCTTTTCATCGTACTTGAGAAGCCAAACAAATCGATTCGCATTATCTTGGCTTTGCGCTCATCAGATAACCCGCCTCTGGCCAAACAATGAGTTCTCCGCCTCGTCGTTCTACTAGCTTCGGAATGTTGCTCAAACGCACAAAGAGTGGCGATCTGGGCAAGGGCAATAGAAAGACCCAAGCCGAACCAGATCGCCAGTCTCAGCCCACTCCTCGCGCAGCCCCCAAGCTCCCCGAATTCTTCAACAACTCTGAGCAGCTGTCCAAGTCTTTTGCGCCTGAGCTGCAAGCCAATTCTACCACCTCCGGGGTTAGCTCCATCATTCCAGGCGGCTA is part of the Trichoderma atroviride chromosome 1, complete sequence genome and encodes:
- a CDS encoding uncharacterized protein (TransMembrane:2 (o47-70i82-104o)); translated protein: MAMLELELGDNRKRVVYGAAPIPAHSRSQALDTTNARRLGTGKNPDIVLLNAMLITSFFYSLVTSGYRIGVVSAAQAPPPRLFAYVAGALNLHRQLLQLVSLVWEFLV